One region of Eremothecium gossypii ATCC 10895 chromosome II, complete sequence genomic DNA includes:
- the FMP27 gene encoding Fmp27p (Syntenic homolog of Saccharomyces cerevisiae YLR454W (FMP27)), translating to MLEYTELYSFLPYVLLTVSLIIVLDLALWYKAGIWIGGFNPFLLKLSGITVRDRLYVGQVRYHLLRRAVFVGDLKFTSGERVRRGIQRDGSQKIQLRVPESGLLWLEGVLRFFRTLSVTIENSEIEDISVRWMSLDVKYMGDRLAFSVSLQNIKHNKVCLLKSGALEVLGCFTKDSPFGLTCVELSVKFLQLTVPVSNLLALFTLGKEEDEDVEGFARNIFDGMTEDPQLNAQNCVEMMRSRVTTLHSYFSHLTKVDFFVDKVNLADIPPSLLPELSSACEPLKYEVALSSFTFQVTRFSTEQPGYSILFKKSDRPVRVRITLSSLQCALKLNAPKNPSEKASEYIRFFDVPSIILYGDTNIFSERFLTGSTAVSDTIVKLVGHVSSPTIDIEIEKLSILKSLYANIMVLTSMFNKMRSASGKELPTATSRLNALEKKTILSYLTQIIPSVESKITVEDPVIIINDGEDFIFQKCSILSFQTITHKCNLARRRSNAQLGYNFDVNFEILDFDTSHHSKNIGYVNQILKLDSINMKLVSQLIPTLLMSLHFTVDLLKCDLSDLKTLVFLNRIIRKLNSQMLNVEEEYFLQIYQQFASQLEELGKREENTNVIPIDRKLFQHLPSYLDSINLEITDFSLLVGSRSVFLPEDKYVSMLQQSTYDFVNGELRKLHCTFGSAQLVLNNTGRRAMEKGDRTNAGNFESTNGEGFSYDDSGLEAHTTDFGTSDPELWSLSFQCKQVLGTVFSETKRNSDCLVSKTVFKLPTASALFHPQLEAEKLVLELKIDKSEVLVSLMTLFLVFSALQTFKQVFSKEITAHRRFTYAEKYQEYVASTRRKFRPKFDKARLLKLLEFHLEFKHLDMVTVLPNGVKCRFEICTSQSSFADANDISIYGHYFRMCVESPLMNQKWFRMLAIVDFNARLDIRSWKIRRNWDEFKAMEPAVIIENQSCHWQIPHRFEMHRIFDNISTMFKTIKQMVYSLKTCKHSVVVFPTVTAAPELPKITMRSKRLIFSVEDDPFETDLAMIFQIGMQEQRSRLEKYHVFDEWLNTKLQANGNRNARDSDFNERPITPSSATFAQQFASKGIHHPTNDVLEHSTIESVLSQHEYDICLDRYNKLQENISASWIRRVQMCHRKEKKVFKDGFTFLWGKTDSLKLPSTIDKGVIDFVPSPNLMTIIAEGVNIDIFRPSCGLDNTADFIYSVGKGVPKDTRYTLMLPFYIDAKLDELRWHLKDYPLPLVHMPKLLPSQQGSFPAIHLYGDLFITEDMIQSTKELRTIFVPLVPSVTSSEIDLYYSLRFRRSLTPIKIYSQVTMDIHSKDITMVTWGGSYEAAIQQAMNCLDNFSKPPVDPSKKIGFWDKIRNMFHAKINIRWPSEGLFEVSLKGLKDPYAIGGKSAGFVIGLRGNAELKINADNDPKKFLACSADDIYFAIPNYFAKPLLVWCNSSENAVFIPSQNDTNLQRSAAYYYFIDLMPVPNAKMEREIMYRRYIEKSAIKLSGGIIFNIGIVFERLLPGSKDRTFTSLAHYKVRLCDPEHVADPGHDSYRGFRSEFIHLSFTLQSNNSNAYNTMQLTPGVFSVFFSWWSSFSANLPVRRGSLFGVLTKSPKFGDHIHSISYRADIAPFFICHTYQNTDTETYTSEAFDGTLEFVGLKAKMDKFVMDLHQRKEVLHERNKGLDVIKRVMRSKFKEGDVSTFNIDIRTMDAVFKPMAYDGGLNTPEYNIFDGDMTWYDPLDFKEFKYHALDNYVPIVTIGPLLYAPKFVYRKKASYGDKYQVDFNTCERVKPFDNSISHTCCLKPQIEVPLETVEERKDFLLKKRREAQRLLEVATTTNERQHILSELDKLDAVLSKVVELIEAIKNIQNDERADSHNEKTTDEGFKYSIRDFVDRSTGSVSPFENKFFVFCMQLKWDEDARDVIFKYLHLLELSSQAVTLTRSKTLQVIERLCHRKLAYTKSDESIFSSISDIPIDGHDLSTAETSSEEQPKSQSLFELFEEKIYSLNTDAPYMTHDDHFIQFVAPQIQLSTKESPGTCVLVTAPSMKLKIIDFDSNTSDNEYNENVFMTRYTAALIQANVFIFQESDYKVFENSLFNPKGYGAKSTESWQPWLGLELCFEPEPLQTNTVIKEFSSVFKYDRVSSFANVSDLLSDAISMDSVICYLPRFVLASDSKQYIALYNIIANVFVYVEPNSARLKKQVNQLLLGYDPSNLTEYIKIVEKIQRMLVALDVIEEELSFKKYLLDDVGEADLHAIRKSKVESFAKLSIFMKVLTSSNVDEVTEDKKMMFIMKAEEVILHMLKENGEPFLDAALANSYFHRIQSSAGSNSNKIVINMLQVFNLEQDVKFHNLLGPLDKRATVNEKPLIYLEWDMDRPVGGIKVVKNVWTELQGLEFRAEQDTIDNLIRWTMPEMLQELLNNNDDIYGDNDSHASSNSTSSAAVVRDNMFSWALSPIKNPLKLKNSNELHEMVQRSSDYMIIENMVLNSFPLVISYRGHGARRIINVTDFMFTFPKLQFINQTITVGEVLNAIRRVVIKSLLKHTGQFITNKLRKRPHQKQLYIDTTTSSQDDDQKSGQVHTPLKQIQRYKSYTDVNELRQ from the coding sequence ATGCTGGAATACACGGAGCTTTACAGCTTCCTGCCGTATGTGCTGTTAACGGTCTCACTGATTATAGTGTTGGACTTGGCACTATGGTACAAAGCAGGTATCTGGATTGGCGGTTTCAATCCGTTTTTATTGAAGCTGAGTGGTATCACGGTGAGGGACAGACTCTATGTGGGCCAGGTGCGTTACCACCTATTAAGAAGGGCGGTTTTCGTGGGAGACTTGAAATTTACGTCGGGTGAGCGCGTGCGCCGTGGTATTCAGCGCGATGGAAGTCAAAAAATCCAGCTACGTGTGCCAGAAAGTGGTTTGCTATGGTTGGAGGGTGTTCTCCGTTTCTTTCGCACGCTTTCGGTGACGATTGAAAACAGCGAGATCGAGGATATTTCCGTACGCTGGATGTCGCTCGATGTCAAGTACATGGGTGATCGGTTGGCCTTTTCAGTGTCGCTTCAAAATATCAAGCACAATAAGGTCTGTCTGCTGAAGTCTGGTGCGCTCGAGGTTCTCGGCTGTTTCACAAAAGACAGTCCCTTTGGACTAACATGTGTTGAACTGAGTGTCAAGTTTCTTCAACTCACAGTGCCTGTGAGTAACCTACTAGCACTATTTACCTTGGGcaaagaagaagatgaGGACGTCGAAGGCTTTGCTCGTAATATTTTCGATGGCATGACCGAAGATCCACAACTGAATGCACAGAATTGTGTGGAGATGATGAGATCAAGAGTTACCACGTTGCATAGCTACTTTTCCCATCTAACTAAGGTTGATTTTTTTGTTGATAAGGTTAACCTGGCAGATATACCACCCAGCTTATTGCCTGAGTTGTCATCTGCCTGTGAGCCTTTGAAATACGAAGTTGCGCTTTCTAGTTTTACTTTTCAAGTCACCCGTTTTAGCACCGAACAGCCAGGGTATAGTATCCTTTTCAAAAAGTCTGATAGACCGGTAAGGGTCCGTATCACATTGTCATCGTTGCAGTGCGCTCTCAAGTTAAATGCTCCTAAGAATCCCTCTGAAAAGGCATCTGAATACATTCGGTTTTTTGATGTTCCTAGTATTATTCTATATGGTGATACTAATATCTTTTCTGAAAGATTTTTGACTGGGTCAACTGCTGTTTCTGATACGATTGTCAAATTGGTGGGCCATGTTTCTTCACCTACCATAGATATTGAAATTGAAAAGCTCTCGATCTTGAAATCACTGTATGCGAATATCATGGTACTGACTAGTATGTTCAACAAGATGCGCAGTGCGAGCGGTAAGGAATTGCCTACAGCTACATCACGCTTAAATGCATTGGAGAAGAAAACGATACTATCATATCTGACGCAAATAATTCCATCCGTCGAGAGTAAGATAACTGTTGAAGATCCTGTAATTATTATCAATGATGGGGAAGACTTCATCTTCCAGAAGTGCTCAATCCTTTCATTCCAAACTATTACCCATAAATGCAATCTCGCTAGGCGTAGAAGTAACGCACAACTGGGATACAACTTCGACGTTAATTTTGAGATTTTAGACTTTGATACGTCGCACCATTCAAAAAACATCGGCTACGTAAATCAAATTCTGAAGCTGGATAGTATAAACATGAAGTTAGTGTCTCAGCTGATACCAACCTTGCTCATGTCATTACATTTTACTGTGGACCTCTTAAAGTGCGATTTATCTGATTTGAAAACCTTGGTGTTCCTGAATCGGATTATTCGTAAGTTGAACTCCCAAATGTTAAATGTTGAAGAAGAATATTTCCTTCAAATATACCAGCAGTTTGCATCCCAATTAGAAGAGCTAGGCAAACGTGAAGAAAACACAAATGTCATCCCCATTGATCGGAAATTGTTTCAGCATCTACCATCCTATCTCGATAGCATCAATTTGGAGATAACAGATTTCTCTCTACTCGTCGGCTCCCGTTCCGTTTTCTTACCAGAAGATAAATATGTTTCGATGCTTCAGCAAAGCACGTATGATTTTGTTAATGGCGAACTTCGCAAACTGCATTGCACGTTTGGTAGTGCCCAACTAGTTTTGAATAATACAGGCAGGAGGGCGATGGAAAAAGGTGACAGGACAAATGCTGGAAATTTTGAATCCACTAACGGTGAAGGATTTTCATACGATGATAGTGGTCTAGAGGCGCATACGACTGATTTCGGTACTAGTGACCCAGAGCTATGGAGTCTTAGCTTTCAGTGCAAGCAAGTATTGGGTACCGTCTTCTCAGAAACTAAAAGGAATAGTGACTGCCTAGTTTCCAAGACTGTCTTTAAACTGCCTACAGCATCCGCTTTATTTCATCCGCAGTTAGAAGCAGAGAAGCTCGTTTTAGAATTGAAGATTGACAAATCAGAAGTTTTAGTGTCATTAATGACCTTGTTTTTGGTTTTCTCGGCTCTACAAACATTTAAGCAGGTGTTTTCAAAAGAGATTACTGCCCATAGGAGGTTTACATACGCTGAGAAGTACCAGGAATATGTGGCTTCGACAAGGCGGAAATTTAGACCTAAATTTGACAAGGCACGGCTATTAAAACTCCTGGAATTTCACCTGGAGTTTAAACATTTGGATATGGTAACCGTTTTACCTAATGGTGTAAAATGCCGCTTTGAGATATGCACCTCCCAATCTAGTTTTGCTGACGCTAATGATATCTCAATTTATGGTCATTATTTTAGGATGTGTGTTGAGTCTCCGTTGATGAATCAAAAATGGTTTCGTATGTTGGCAATTGTGGACTTCAACGCTCGGCTGGACATCCGTAGCTGGAAGATAAGACGCAATTGGGATGAATTCAAGGCCATGGAGCCAGCTGTTATAATCGAAAACCAATCTTGTCATTGGCAGATTCCGCACCGTTTTGAAATGCATAGAATTTTTGACAACATAAGCACTATGTTTAAAACTATCAAGCAAATGGTTTACTCCTTAAAAACGTGCAAACATAGCGTGGTAGTATTTCCAACTGTTACCGCTGCACCAGAGCTTCCGAAGATTACGATGCGGTCCAAGCGCTTGATTTTTAGCGTGGAAGACGATCCGTTTGAGACAGATTTAGCTATGATCTTCCAAATTGGTATGCAAGAACAGCGCTCTCGTCTAGAGAAGTATCATGTTTTTGACGAGTGGTTGAATACCAAGCTTCAAGCCAATGGAAATAGAAATGCAAGAGATTCGGATTTTAACGAACGACCAATTACACCTTCTAGCGCAACATTTGCCCAACAATTTGCTTCAAAAGGCATTCATCATCCAACTAATGATGTGCTAGAACATTCAACAATAGAGAGTGTTTTATCCCAACATGAATATGATATTTGTTTGGATAGATACAATAAGCTACAAGAAAATATATCTGCCTCATGGATAAGGCGGGTACAAATGTGCCACAGGAAGGAAAAGAAAGTCTTTAAGGATGGATTCACTTTTTTATGGGGTAAAACGGACAGTTTGAAGCTTCCTTCAACTATTGATAAGGGTGTTATTGACTTTGTACCATCTCCAAACTTGATGACTATCATTGCTGAGGGGGTAAACATTGATATTTTTAGACCATCATGTGGACTGGATAATACGGCTGATTTTATTTACTCTGTTGGAAAAGGGGTTCCAAAAGATACCAGATATACTTTGATGCTTCCCTTTTATATTGACGCAAAGCTGGATGAATTAAGGTGGCATCTTAAGGATTACCCACTACCGTTAGTCCATATGCCGAAGCTATTGCCTTCCCAACAAGGTTCTTTTCCGGCTATACATTTGTATGGTGACCTCTTTATTACTGAGGATATGATTCAATCAACCAAGGAGCTACGAACGATATTTGTGCCGCTTGTTCCTTCCGTTACTTCTTCTGAGATAGACCTATATTATTCGTTGCGCTTCCGCCGGTCTTTAACGCCTATTAAAATTTACAGTCAGGTAACAATGGATATACACTCGAAAGACATCACGATGGTGACATGGGGTGGCTCTTATGAAGCTGCTATACAACAGGCCATGAATTGTTTAGACAATTTTTCGAAACCTCCAGTTGATCCATCCAAGAAAATAGGCTTCTGGGATAAAATTAGGAATATGTTCCATGCCAAGATTAATATTCGCTGGCCTAGTGAAGGGCTTTTTGAAGTATCCCTCAAGGGGTTAAAGGATCCTTACGCAATTGGAGGCAAATCTGCCGGTTTTGTTATTGGTTTAAGAGGCAATGCGGAGTTGAAGATTAATGCTGATAATGATCCAAAGAAATTTCTTGCTTGTTCAGCGGATGATATCTATTTTGCAATACCAAATTATTTTGCAAAACCACTTCTTGTCTGGTGTAATAGTTCTGAAAATGCTGTATTCATTCCGAGCCAAAATGATACTAATTTACAACGCTCTGCAGCATACTACTATTTCATTGACTTGATGCCGGTACCTAATGCAAAGATGGAAAGGGAAATAATGTATAGAAGGTACATTGAAAAGTCGGCAATCAAGTTAAGTGGTGGAATTATATTCAATATAGGTATTGTATTTGAGAGGTTATTACCGGGATCTAAAGACAGAACTTTCACATCACTTGCTCATTATAAAGTCAGATTATGTGACCCGGAGCATGTTGCCGATCCAGGACATGATTCCTACAGGGGATTTAGGAGCGAGTTTATCCATTTATCATTTACGCTGCAATCGAACAACAGCAATGCATATAATACTATGCAACTGACACCAGGCGTTTTTTCCGTCTTCTTTTCATGGTGGTCCAGTTTCTCTGCCAATTTGCCTGTTAGACGGGGTAGCCTATTCGGAGTTCTCACCAAGAGTCCAAAGTTTGGCGATCATATCCATTCTATCTCCTATCGCGCGGATATAGCGCCATTCTTTATTTGCCATACCTATCAAAATACAGATACGGAAACGTATACCTCTGAAGCATTTGATGGTACACTAGAATTTGTGGGATTAAAGGCTAAAATGGACAAATTTGTTATGGATTTACATCAGCGGAAAGAAGTTCTTCATGAAAGAAACAAGGGATTAGATGTAATCAAACGAGTGATGCGTTCTAAATTTAAGGAGGGAGATGTTTCGACATTCAATATTGACATAAGGACAATGGACGCTGTTTTTAAGCCTATGGCTTATGATGGCGGTTTAAACACTCCAGAGTATAATATTTTTGATGGGGATATGACCTGGTATGATCCATTAGATTTTAAGGAGTTCAAGTACCACGCTTTGGATAATTACGTTCCTATTGTTACAATCGGGCCTCTACTATACGCTCCTAAGTTTGTATATCGAAAGAAGGCGAGCTACGGTGATAAATACCAGGTAGATTTCAATACCTGTGAAAGAGTAAAACCTTTTGACAATTCTATTTCTCATACCTGTTGCTTAAAGCCACAAATTGAGGTGCCGCTTGAGACGGTTGAAGAGCGTAAAGATTTCCTTTTAAAGAAAAGACGTGAAGCTCAAAGGTTGCTTGAAGTAGCAACGACTACTAATGAGCGTCAGCATATATTGTCTGAATTAGATAAGTTGGATGCCGTCCTGTCTAAAGTTGTCGAGCTAATTGAGGCTATTAAAAACATTCAGAATGATGAGCGTGCTGATAGTCACAACGAGAAGACTACAGATGAAGGCTTCAAGTATTCTATTCGGGATTTTGTGGATAGATCTACCGGTTCGGTATCCCCCTTTGAAAATAAATTCTTTGTCTTTTGCATGCAACTAAAATGGGATGAAGATGCAAGGGATGTTATTTTTAAGTATCTCCATCTTTTGGAGCTTTCTTCACAGGCTGTAACATTAACAAGGTCAAAAACTCTACAGGTTATAGAAAGGCTTTGTCACAGAAAATTAGCGTATACGAAGTCGGATGAGTCTATTTTCAGCAGCATTAGTGATATTCCGATTGATGGACATGACTTGTCAACCGCTGAAACATCTTCCGAAGAGCAGCCGAAATCTCAATCTTTGTTCGAGCTATTTGAGGAGAAAATATACAGCCTAAACACCGACGCTCCTTATATGACTCACGATGACCACTTCATCCAATTTGTGGCTCCTCAAATTCAATTGAGCACTAAGGAATCGCCCGGAACGTGTGTGCTTGTTACTGCCCCTTCGATGAAACTGAAAATTATAGACTTCGATTCAAATACTTCGGACAATGAGTATAATGAAAATGTCTTTATGACGAGGTACACTGCAGCATTGATTCAAGCAAATGTATTTATCTTCCAAGAAAGTGACTATAAAGTCTTTGAGAACTCATTGTTTAATCCCAAAGGCTACGGTGCTAAAAGTACAGAAAGTTGGCAACCTTGGCTAGGACTGGAACTATGTTTTGAACCGGAGCCCTTGCAAACTAATACGGTTATTAAAGAATTTTCTTCTGTTTTCAAATATGATAGAGTTTCCTCGTTTGCCAACGTGTCTGATTTGCTTTCTGACGCAATTTCAATGGATAGCGTTATATGCTATCTTCCTCGGTTTGTCCTTGCATCTGATTCCAAGCAATACATTGCGTTGTACAATATCATCGCAAACGTCTTTGTATATGTTGAACCGAACAGCGCCAGGCTGAAAAAGCAAGTTAACCAGCTATTATTGGGTTATGATCCAAGTAACCTAACTGAATATATTAAAATTGTGGAAAAGATCCAGAGGATGCTTGTAGCATTAGATGTAATTGAGGAAGAACTATCATTTAAGAAATACCTACTGGATGATGTAGGAGAAGCAGATTTGCATGCTATTCGGAAATCTAAAGTGGAATCTTTCGCGAAACTAAGCATTTTTATGAAGGTTTTAACTTCATCTAACGTGGATGAGGTCACAGAAGATAAGAAGATGATGTTCATAATGAAAGCAGAGGAGGTCATCTTACATATGTTGAAGGAGAATGGGGAACCATTTTTGGATGCGGCGCTTGCTAACTCTTACTTCCATCGCATTCAATCTTCCGCGGGATCCAATAGTAATAAAATTGTCATTAATATGTTGCAAGTGTTCAATTTGGAGCAAGATGTCAAATTCCACAACCTTTTAGGTCCTCTTGATAAAAGGGCTACAGTGAATGAAAAACCGTTAATCTACTTAGAATGGGACATGGATAGACCAGTAGGCGGGATAAAGGTTGTAAAAAACGTCTGGACCGAGCTTCAAGGTTTGGAGTTCCGCGCAGAGCAAGACACAATTGATAATCTTATCAGGTGGACCATGCCAGAAATGTTACAGGAATTGTTAAATAACAATGACGACATCTATGGGGATAACGACAGTCATGCATCTTCTAATTCGACCAGTAGTGCCGCAGTAGTGCGCGATAATATGTTTTCCTGGGCACTATCACCGATAAAGAACCCTCTTAAATTAAAAAACTCTAATGAACTACATGAAATGGTTCAGCGGTCATCTGATTATATGATTATCGAAAACATGGTTCTCAATAGCTTTCCGTTGGTTATTAGTTATCGAGGTCACGGTGCTAGGAGAATCATCAACGTCACAGACTTCATGTTTACCTTCCCAAAACTACAATTTATCAATCAAACTATCACCGTGGGCGAAGTTCTCAATGCTATTCGCAGGGTTGTGATTAAATCTTTACTAAAACATACCGGCCAGTTTATTACAAACAAGTTGAGGAAGCGACCCCACCAAAAACAACTCTATATAGACACAACAACATCGTCGCAGGACGATGATCAAAAGAGTGGCCAGGTGCACACGCCATTAAAACAGATCCAACGTTATAAATCTTACACAGATGTGAACGAGCTTCGCCAATAA